The DNA window CCATTGGAGGCAAAAGGGTTGCGGCGGTATTGGAACAGTTGAGAGAAACAAGAGGTCTTCCACAGGTACTACAGTCGGATAATGGTCCTGAGTTTACGGGAAAGGTATTGGATCAATGGGCTTATGTATGTAAGCAGAAACATCATTTTATAGAACCAGGAAAACCAATGCAAAATGGGCATTGCGAGAGTTTCAACGGCCGATTTAGAGATGAGTGTTTAAATGAACACTGGTTTACCAGTTTAAAAGAAGCAAGAAAAATTATCGAAGAATGGAGGATTGATTACAATCAAAAAAGACCACATAGCTCATTGAACAGCATGACTCCACAGG is part of the Chitinivibrio alkaliphilus ACht1 genome and encodes:
- a CDS encoding integrase core domain-containing protein, with the protein product IGGKRVAAVLEQLRETRGLPQVLQSDNGPEFTGKVLDQWAYVCKQKHHFIEPGKPMQNGHCESFNGRFRDECLNEHWFTSLKEARKIIEEWRIDYNQKRPHSSLNSMTPQEFANLNKREYTNRSENHVSYQ